A segment of the Clostridium sp. CM027 genome:
CTATCTTTTTATTCCTTTCACCATCAAATGCTAATAATATCGCTAATATGTTGAACAGTAATCCTATAAATATAGTAAATGCTGTAACTATAATACCAAGCCTAGTATCATCTATTTTCATATATAATGCTAATATTATAGCTATGAAAATAGGTAGGATAAAAAATATGTTTATATCATTTTTATCTACCTTTCCAGTACCAAATACCTTTAGAGTACTAAAATGTTTTCTTATTAAATCTACAATATTTATTTTAGATTTATCATTAGTTTTTAAGATAAATGTTATTACAATTAAACTTACGATAGTTAATATAATTTTATAGTCATTAATGTATAGTAATAGGTGTTTCATTAATCTCTTCCTTTCTATTCACACCTGCATTCTCCTTAAGTCTATAGTTCTTATAATCAATAATTTCTACATATTCTTCAACAATATCTTGTGCTATTTCCAAAATGCTTTCATATTTAGGATGACCATCAATTTCAAATTCGACATCATCTGATATATCTATATCTCCCGTTAAATTATTTAAATTATTTAAACTTATGGTCCTCTTCTTCTTACCAATTAATAACTCAACTTTTATATTATCATATTCTATTCCATCAATTTCTATTATATTTTTTAGTCCAATTGTATTATTTAAAAATTTACTTATAGGCTTTTTAAAAGATAAAAATTTATTTTTCTTAGGGTTAATTACATACTCAAATGTTCCGAATTCTCCATTCCTATACTCTTCTTTATATACATCAGCTATATCTTTAGGGACTGTATGTTTTACCAATCTCATTCTACATATACCTCCTGATGTCAAATATTGTTTTGCTACATTTTCCGGAAGTATTGGATGTAACGTACCTTTAATTTTATATTTATTATCTTCAAAAAATTGATTTAAATCATTTTCGAAAATTGTTTTGCAACCAAAAGTTCTAAATTTCTCAAGTGCAAATAGACCCTTATATGCATCCTTTGGTATACAAGCATAAAAGAATAATGGCATCATATCAGCCTCTTCTATTGTTTTTTTATGAGTTGTTTTACTTGTTGATATACTTTTTATCTCACTGGAATAACCATAGTTTCCTGTTTCTAACTGACCATGAAAAATATCATCGTCAATAGTTAAATTTTTTATATTAATAGCTTTTCCTAGTTCTTCATTACAAGAAATGTTTTTTCTGCTTAGACAATAATCATTAAATACATTTATAAATGGCTTTCCATTTACATTATCTAAATTTACATATTTATTATCATCTATACCCCGAAGTCTTATAACATATAATACCAATGCTATATTATTCATCTTAAGTAAGTATCCCCCTTTTTTATTCCAAACCCTTCTCTCAAACTATATATTATATAATACAAGTCATAATTAGCTTATTTGCTCAATTATACCATATATAAGTTTTGACATTTAAACTACACCAACCATACATTATAATAAAGGTTATAGTGAATGATCCTTGAATCTATTGGTATTGCATTAAAGTTAAGAGGCATACAATATAACGAAAATTATATTGTATGCCTTTTATCTAGTAATAAGAGTGCGTAATTATCAATAGTTAATTTAATACTACCGCATTTCATATAGGGCCGAAAGCACGCCCTATATTCCATTTGGTCTTATTCTAATTACTAACACTAGAGTTTATTTGGGCTTTGTCTCTGCATCTCTCTTATATATTCTTCTGCCTGTTTTTGGTATTCTAATATCTTTTTATTAGACTGCTCTTGAAGCTCCTGCATCTTCTTATTAAATAACTTTTCCTGCTGTAGTAGTGCTTTTTCCTTTTCAAATTCTTTCAGCTGGGAAATTCGAGTTACTTCCTTTTGGGCTTCGGTAACTGTAGCTTCCATTTTTGTTTCTAAAGTTCGCATAGCTAGCAATGTTTTTTCCTTTTCAAACTCTTTTAATTCTTCAAATCTAGTTGCTTGTTTTTGAGCTTCCACAGCTACAGCTTCCAGTTTTGTTTTTAAGGTATCGACTTCGATGTCTTTGGATATTATTTTATTCTCAAGATCTATTTTTCTTGCCTGACTATCTGCAAGTAAGGTTTTAACTGTTTCATTTTCATTCTTAAACCCTTTATATTCCGTAACAAGGCCTGCAAGTGTGTCATTTTTTTCTTTATATTCTAGAATTAAGGCCTTATTACTTTCTGTGATTTCACTTAATTGTTTTACCTGCTTCTTAAGCTCATCACTTATATTAAAAGATCCCTGAAGTGTAGTTTCCATATCTTCTTTATCTGTTTTTAATGTTTCATTTTCAACATTTAAACTTTCTATTTTACTCTTATAGATTTCCATATCTTTATTAAACTGCAGCACCTTTGATTCATCTATAGTTTGTATTCGTTTAGCCATGTTTACATATATAGTATTGATCTGATTACTTAATGCTTCGAGGTGATTAATGTCCTCTGCTACCTCTGGTATATCTATTTTCACCTTGTTTAATTCATAAGCACCCATAAGGATCCCCATAAATTCTTTACTGCTTTTGCCGCTTCCTTGAATGAGTTCCATGAGCTTCTCTTTGTCATCTGCTTCCATTCTTACTGAAAAGGGATTATTATTATCTGCCATTTTATGGCCTCCTTTATATTTAAATAATGTTTACAATTATTTTTGTTGAAATTCATTAATATTAGTATGTTTACTGATGTTTACAGAGTATTATTTACAGTATACCTCTATAATATAAAAAATTCAATAAAAAATTGAATTTGAAATATGCCTGGTCACCATCAGAGGAGTTCTACGGAGGAGAGGGCACACGTCTGCGCTTGCTAACTTATAGTGAAATTAACAATTAGGAGATTATAAAGGGAAAAGTATGATGATAATAGAATATAGATGTTAATTTCACTATATGAACATCTATGAATGAATATAGACAAAGATAAAGGTGTAATTTATTTATTTTTTGAATATACTATTATTAATAGAACCCACCACGCCTCTTTACAATGCGCACCAGGTGGGACATTTTATTTGTGGGTGATATAATAGAAAGTGATATTATAATTTATAACAAAACCCCTACAACTTTAGTACAGAAATTGAATTTAGGACACGTATTGCATAGCACATAAATAAGATGGCGACTTTCCTTCTGAAATGTCGTTAAAACATATTGCATTTTGAAAAAGATAGAGAAGCAGGATTAATAACCTTGCTTCTCTATCTTTTTATTAGATTTCCCCTGAATGTCTTACATTTTAGCAAATCATTAAAAAAATCAATTTAGAACCACAATCTTTTTATTTCACAAACAACAATCGCTGCAGACATAGGCATCTGTATAATGTTTTGCCAATTATTTTTCCAACTTAAATTATCTTCAAAAAATTTGGAATCAATAATTCGCCCTGCATTCAAAATACCAATACCACTCCACACAATAAGCCAACCCATTTCTTTAAACATATCCTTACTGATAAAAAAGTAGTAAATACCGACACCTATCAACGCAATGCTAACAATCCACTGAATCACATCATTGATTTTCTTTAATGAAGCTTTACGAATCATATTACTCATCCTTTCTTATTCGTTAAGTCCAACCGTTTAGTATATAGGAAAATTATAACATAATTCTCTATTTTTTAATCATCCCAAATTGCTACTCAAATAAACTTCCTTTTTCTGATCCTCAGTTATTCCTATATATTTTAAAGTTTGTAATTTGGATGAATGATTGAATATCTCCATTAACAGCTCTATGGTGGTGCCGCTCGTATAAGCATGGTAACCAAAGGTTTTGCGCATCGAATGGGTCCCGATTTCTCCGGATATTATCTTTCCATTATGGTCCCTTTCAACGAGGCCTATCATTTCAGCAGCATTATTTAATATATACCAGGCATGTTGACGAGATATTGGTTTGTTTTCTGATTTCTTACTACAAAACACATACATATGTGGTAGCACTTCTTCCAAAGTAGCCGCATAACCTTCAATTAGTTTAATTACTATGGAGCCTATGTAAAACTTTTTGGTTTTTGAGGTTTTCTTTTCTGTGATTATTACATATTCTTTGGCACTCATGTTCTTGAAATTCATGGCATCATCAAATGTTAATTTTAAAATATCACTTATTCTAAGTCCAACATTTATTCCAAGAATAAATAACAGCTCATTTCGAAGGCTTTGATCTCTTAAATACGATCTCATAATTCTTATGGTCCTTATTTCTCTTATGGGTTCTACAGTTTTAATTTTACATCATCCTTCCGTTAAAGATTTAACAATTAAGTAAACTATCACTAAATTTGTTAAATATAGTCGTATATGTCATGTTTTCAAGGTGATTTTATAGAACATCATGTCGCAATATAAAATTACCATTTTTTATATTACACAATAATTGAATAATAGTCAATATGTCAGATTAGACGGAAATGGTAAATTACATTTTATTACAACACTAGATTTGAAGCCATTCGTTATCTGACACAAAGGGCTTGTGTCAGATTAGAAACACATTGACTATGGAAAACCATAATGACAATTAATGTAAAGACATTAATTGTCATTATTATTTAAAACTTATTATTTATGTAATGTTATTTTTAAAACATTAATTTTAAAATAATTAAAAAAATTTAAAAAAATTATTTAACATTTATAGAAAATTATGTATAATAGATATAAGAAATGAAAAGGGTGGTGTTTATACTGGAAATTTTAGTTGAAAAAGCAAAAAATGGGGATAGAAAATCTTTGATGGACATTATTGAACGGTATAAGTTTTTGATAATTAAGTTAGCTGCAAGTTACCACATACCCTCTTATGAATTTGAAGACCTAGTGCAACAGGGATATCTTTCAGTTATAAAGGCAGTTAATCTTTATAAACTAGGTAGTAATACTTTTGATGGTTACTGTATAAATAGCATCAGAACTAATTTTAAAGCTCTTTTAAAAGGAAAGATAAAACATTATAGAGAAGTGCCAAATGCAGAGCCTATAGAGGCCAATGCCACTGCAACATATGAATTTACCTTAGAGGATGAAGTGATAGCGTACGAGGAAGTTAAAAGGCTATATGATGCCTTAGAAAAGTTAGATCCATATGAGAGAGACATTGTGGAGAGATTCTATATTTTTGATGATAGTCTTCGTGAAATAGCTTGCGATGGTCCGCATAGTTATTATCATTATGTAAGGGTTAAAAATAAAGCGTTAAAGAAGCTTAGAAAATATATTTAAGAAAACAATTAGAAAAATCATATATATTAGCTATAGCGGTGAGGGAGGAATGCATTATGTATGATGTATTTATTAAACTGGTTAATACAGTTGGCTTCCCTATAAGTGTGAGCGTATATCTTTTGGTTAGGTTTGAGAAGAAAATTGAGGATCTCAATAAATCTATCGCAGATTTAACTATAGTTATATCCACCGTTATAGGAAAATACGAAAAATAAGGGTGCCAGATTGGTATTCTTATTTTTTTATATGTTCTAGAGAACAACAACAAATATAACTTATTTATGGGTATGCTCCTTGTTGTTGTTTTAATAGTTTTATATGTACCTCAAAGCATTGGTATGACTGGCCTTGAAATTCTAAAGGCAAACTATTATGGTCAAAGGCAACTTATTTATGGTTAAAGGCAACCTATTTATGGTCAAAGCTAAAATTGGTAATGTAGTTGGATGGCTTATAGATGCAATAAAAAAAGACTATAAGCCTGCTAAAGGCAAAGTTAAATCATCTCCTGCGGAGCTGAAATATTAATGACTTCACAAGGAGATTTGTACTCCTACTGAAGTTTTCTATTTGTTAAGGTACGTAACTCCCACGTGTAGTAGTGGGAGACTTTCCTTATGAACTGTCATTAAAGCTGATAAATTCAATGACTACGAGCAACGCTCCTACGATTTTGATGAATTGGAGAAGCAGTTGCTCGGATGGAAACAAATAGATGTGATATAAATTGTTTAGAGTAATCAAAGGTGTAGCTATATTAGCTATACCTTCTTTGTCTTTGTCTTTGTTTTTATTTTTAAATTAACCGCCAAAAAAATTTGAAGGACATATATATTCAGTGAAAAACAAAATGAAGGGGGGCAATCAATATGGCAGTTGTATCTACAAAGGTAGCAAGCGCACTAAAACTCACTATGAAAGTAGGGGTCGATATCGATGGCAACGACAAATTCGCAACAAAAACATTAGGTAATTTAAAAGTTACTGCAAATGATGAAGACATTTTTGCAATAGGAAAAGCTATATCTAACATTAAAACTTATCCATTATTTACACTAGACAGACAAGATCAATCCAGTTTAGTTATGGAATAGTTTTTCAGCTTAAAATTCAGGGCTAAATTAAGTAATAATTAAAAGGAGGAAAAGACATATGCATAAATTAGTTATGAGATTTTTAACATCTATAGAAGGTAAGTATTTTACTTTAAGCGTAGATGACATTAAAACTGATGAAAATGGAGTTCCAACTATAAAAGACGCTGAAGTAAATGCTCTTATGGATTTAGTTATTGCAAAGAACATTTTTGCATCAGCGAATGGTAGCTTAACTGGCAAGAAAGATGCTAAAGTAATTACTACTGACACTAATGAAATTGAAGTAGCATAGTTATCACCTGCGGTGCTATAGATCATCACCTGCGGTGCTGGTCATCACCTTTGGTACTGGCATCATCTGCGATGCTGAGCACCACGAAATATTCCACTAAGGATTAACTTGGTGGAATTTTTTTTAGTTAAAAATAGATAGAAATAGGATTACAAAAAATTAAAAAATAAGAGGGGGAATTGTTATTATGAGTAATAAAATATATACACATTGCGTTGATTTTGGTCACGGAGGAACAGATTCTGGAGCAGTAGGGGATCATTCCCATGAAGCGGACCTTGTTATGGCTATTGGTAAAAAAGTTGGTAGGATACTTGTAGAAAGAGGACAAAAGGTGATATATACAAGAACTACAGATGTCTATTTAACATTAGCACAAAGAGCTAATACCGCGAACAATAATGGTTGTGATACATTTACATCAATTCACGCAAATAGCTTTTCAGATAAATCAGCTCATGGAATAGAAACATTTTCATACCCGAAAAGTTCGAGTGGTGCAGGATTATCTAAACTAGTACAATCGGAATTAATAAAGGCTACAGGATTAACAAATAGAGGGTGCACAACTGCTAATTTTGGTGTGCTTAGAATGACTAGCATGGTTGCTATATTAGTAGAAACTGCATTTATTAGTAATCCAACTGAAGAAAATTTACTATTATCAAATGCTTATCAAGAAAAAGTGGCTTTAGCAATAGTAAAAGGTATATTTGCATACCTCGGATTAAATTTCAGTGGAGAAACTATAGTTTCAAATAATCCAATTATATCTTCTGGAAAGCATGGGATAGTTACTGCATACGTACTTAATGTTAGGTTGAGGGCAAATGTAAATTCCAGTATATTGGGGACACTAAACAAAAATGAAAAAGTTAAAATTGATAATAAGGTAGGTAATTGGTATTCTATATTTTATGGTAATCATGGCGGATTTGTTAGTGCGGGGTATATTAAACTAGTTTAATTACTTCGGGTAGTTAAGAGTTATATCTTAGCTACTTTTTTATTCATCTTCTTATGTGAAAAACTTGATTAAGTCCGCAGAACTTAAATTTGTATATAATTCATCGTGGATAGTATCCTCAAAGGCATCTCAATGGGGATACAATAAAATGATAGCATTAAAAACTATTACTATATTATAATATTTAATATTAGTATAAATAATTAACATTAAATTATAACAACATATCCATTTTATATATTTACTAGTCTTTTTTTCTAATTACTAAGTTAACACTATCATTTTCAACATCAAAAAATCAAGAAATCTGCATCATCATAAATACACTCTTTTTCATATGTAAAACTCTTATCTTCCAACATTTCAAACCAACCAGTATCTATATTTAATTCAAAAACCGGGCACTGATTATGTTTAACATCACCAATATAAATTGCTCTTATTTTTCTCATAATTCTTCCCCCATATTAACATCCCGCCCTAATGTAAATTATTTAAATTACCATGGTAAGGCTAATGTTCATTTTTTCTTTCTTACTACTTTTCTTATTCCTAAAATTATCAAGTCTAGTAAATTAAATATCACTGCAGATGCAAATGCTTCTTTTATGCTCATTTCAAAAAAAATATTGCTCATTGAAATTGCAACAAACAGGGGGAACAAGTCCTACCATTATTAAAAACCTTAACATTGTTATTGGTCATTTTGGCGCTAGTATTGCTTCTTTTATTAAATGCATTATATTAACAATGTGTGATATATCCATGTCTCTAAGTGCTTAGTTAAATTTAACTAAATGCTTAACAATCCATATAAACTCAATATTTATATATATTTGTATTAACCATATTTCATAATAATTAATAAATCATTACTATACTTGTAT
Coding sequences within it:
- a CDS encoding DUF1659 domain-containing protein, with translation MAVVSTKVASALKLTMKVGVDIDGNDKFATKTLGNLKVTANDEDIFAIGKAISNIKTYPLFTLDRQDQSSLVME
- a CDS encoding sigma-70 family RNA polymerase sigma factor, which codes for MFILEILVEKAKNGDRKSLMDIIERYKFLIIKLAASYHIPSYEFEDLVQQGYLSVIKAVNLYKLGSNTFDGYCINSIRTNFKALLKGKIKHYREVPNAEPIEANATATYEFTLEDEVIAYEEVKRLYDALEKLDPYERDIVERFYIFDDSLREIACDGPHSYYHYVRVKNKALKKLRKYI
- a CDS encoding tyrosine-type recombinase/integrase, with the protein product MRSYLRDQSLRNELLFILGINVGLRISDILKLTFDDAMNFKNMSAKEYVIITEKKTSKTKKFYIGSIVIKLIEGYAATLEEVLPHMYVFCSKKSENKPISRQHAWYILNNAAEMIGLVERDHNGKIISGEIGTHSMRKTFGYHAYTSGTTIELLMEIFNHSSKLQTLKYIGITEDQKKEVYLSSNLG
- a CDS encoding N-acetylmuramoyl-L-alanine amidase; amino-acid sequence: MSNKIYTHCVDFGHGGTDSGAVGDHSHEADLVMAIGKKVGRILVERGQKVIYTRTTDVYLTLAQRANTANNNGCDTFTSIHANSFSDKSAHGIETFSYPKSSSGAGLSKLVQSELIKATGLTNRGCTTANFGVLRMTSMVAILVETAFISNPTEENLLLSNAYQEKVALAIVKGIFAYLGLNFSGETIVSNNPIISSGKHGIVTAYVLNVRLRANVNSSILGTLNKNEKVKIDNKVGNWYSIFYGNHGGFVSAGYIKLV
- a CDS encoding YvrJ family protein, translating into MYDVFIKLVNTVGFPISVSVYLLVRFEKKIEDLNKSIADLTIVISTVIGKYEK
- a CDS encoding DUF2922 domain-containing protein; translated protein: MHKLVMRFLTSIEGKYFTLSVDDIKTDENGVPTIKDAEVNALMDLVIAKNIFASANGSLTGKKDAKVITTDTNEIEVA